In the genome of Candidatus Binataceae bacterium, the window AGCCGCCGCCCGCTCATACGCGATCAGCGAGTCGTAGCGCGGGCCGAGGTGCTCCGGGGCGGGGACCAGTGGGGACGCCGCGCCGCTTAGCGGCGCGGCGTCCCCACTGGTGGTGGTCTCAGTCAGGGCGGAGGCGGCATCCGCCGCCTCCGCCACTCCGCCGCGCAGCGCCGTCAGCGAGCGGAGCGTCGCGGCTGCCTGCCGACGGCCTTGTGATCCACCCCTCGCCATCGCAATAAGTATATCACCTCGTTTTAGGACAGATGTTAGGTCTCTGGAAGCTAAGAAGCGTCGCTGCTATTGAATCTTCACAATCAGGGGCTGCGGTTCAGGAGAATAACGCGATGGGCAGACTCGATAACAAAGTGGCGATTATTACCGGCGCCGCCAGCGGTATTGGCCAAGGCACCGCATTGCGTTTTGCCGGAGAGGGAGCCGCGGTGGTCGTTGCGGACCTCAATCAGACCGGCGGCGAGGCGACGGTACGCGGATGTCGCGAGAACGGCGGACGGGCGGTCTTCCAGAAGGCCGACGTTTCCGCCGAGGCGGAGGTCGAGGCGCTGATTGCTCGTGCGGTCAAGGAATTCGGCCGCCTCGACGTCATCTTCAACAATGCCGGATTCGTCGGCGCCCTGGGACCCCTCGAGGGGATCACGGCCGAAAGCTGGGATCGCACCCACGCAGTTTTGCTGCGCGGGGTTTTCTTCGGAATCAAGCACGCCATCCCAGCGATGCGCAAAGCGGGCGGCGGCTCGATCATCTCGACGGCCTCGATCGCCGGAATGCGCGGTGGCTTTGGCCCGACAATCTACAGCGCCGCCAAAGCCGGCGTGATCAGCCTCACTCAATGCGCCGCCGTCGAGTTGGCGCGCGATAAAATTCGCGTCAACTGTATCTGTCCGGGCGGCATCCACACCGCGATCGCCGGCGAGCGCACTGAGCGCGGCGAAGCCGCGTTGGCGCGAACTCAGCCGATCACGCGCGCAGGCCAGCCCGATGACATTGCGAACATGGCGCTGTTCCTCGCCAGCGACGAGTCGGAATGGATCACTGGGACCTCGATGCTCGTGGATGGCGGCTTTATGGCGCGCGCGCATAACTTCGGTGCGCTCTCGCCTGATGACTGGACCGCGAACACCGACTTTATGGGCCCATCATTTGAGATTGCGCCGGGCAAGGCTGGACTTTCTCGAAAGACTTGAGGAGCAATTT includes:
- a CDS encoding SDR family oxidoreductase, whose translation is MGRLDNKVAIITGAASGIGQGTALRFAGEGAAVVVADLNQTGGEATVRGCRENGGRAVFQKADVSAEAEVEALIARAVKEFGRLDVIFNNAGFVGALGPLEGITAESWDRTHAVLLRGVFFGIKHAIPAMRKAGGGSIISTASIAGMRGGFGPTIYSAAKAGVISLTQCAAVELARDKIRVNCICPGGIHTAIAGERTERGEAALARTQPITRAGQPDDIANMALFLASDESEWITGTSMLVDGGFMARAHNFGALSPDDWTANTDFMGPSFEIAPGKAGLSRKT